One genomic window of Pseudomonas sp. LFM046 includes the following:
- the ssuD gene encoding FMNH2-dependent alkanesulfonate monooxygenase yields MSLDIFWFLPTSGDTRYLGHSASGRPATNAYMRQIAVAADQLGYDGLLIPTGASCLDPWVTAASLVPVTQRIKLLVALRTSLGNPTASARQAASLDQASNGRLLLNVVPGGDATELAADGVFLAHDERYEASDEFLTIWRRLLQGETVDFEGKHLKVEGAQNFFPPVQQPHPPLYFGGSSPAAHELAAKHVDAYLTWGEPPAAVAEKIADVRGRAAKQGRTVRFGVRLHVIVRETNEAAWAAADELISHLDDATIAAAQANYAKMDSEGQRRMAALHGGNRKKLEVAPNLWAGVGLVRGGAGTALVGDPETVAARLLEYAELGVDSFVLSGYPHLEEAYRFAELVFPLLPGKGKVTVDGAFTGGAFDVRAGQEKVA; encoded by the coding sequence ATGAGTCTGGATATCTTCTGGTTCCTGCCCACTTCCGGCGACACCCGCTACCTGGGCCACTCGGCCAGCGGCCGCCCGGCGACCAATGCCTACATGCGCCAGATCGCCGTGGCCGCCGACCAGCTCGGCTACGACGGCCTGCTGATTCCCACCGGCGCCAGCTGCCTGGACCCCTGGGTGACCGCAGCCAGCCTGGTACCGGTGACCCAGCGCATCAAGCTGCTGGTGGCATTGCGCACTTCGCTCGGCAACCCCACCGCGTCGGCACGCCAGGCCGCCAGCCTGGACCAGGCCAGCAACGGCCGTCTGCTGCTCAACGTTGTGCCCGGCGGCGATGCCACGGAGCTGGCCGCCGATGGCGTGTTCCTCGCTCATGACGAGCGCTACGAGGCGTCCGACGAGTTCCTCACTATCTGGCGCCGCCTGCTGCAGGGCGAAACGGTCGACTTCGAGGGCAAGCACCTCAAGGTCGAGGGCGCGCAGAACTTCTTCCCTCCGGTGCAGCAGCCCCATCCGCCGCTGTACTTCGGCGGTTCCTCGCCGGCCGCCCACGAACTGGCGGCCAAGCACGTGGACGCCTACCTGACCTGGGGCGAGCCGCCGGCCGCCGTGGCCGAGAAGATCGCCGACGTGCGTGGCCGCGCCGCCAAGCAGGGCCGCACGGTGCGTTTCGGCGTGCGCCTGCACGTGATAGTGCGCGAGACCAATGAGGCGGCCTGGGCTGCCGCCGACGAGCTGATCAGCCACCTCGACGACGCCACCATCGCCGCCGCCCAGGCCAACTACGCCAAGATGGATTCCGAGGGCCAACGGCGCATGGCCGCCCTGCACGGCGGCAATCGCAAAAAGCTGGAAGTGGCGCCCAACCTCTGGGCGGGTGTCGGCCTGGTGCGCGGTGGCGCCGGCACCGCGCTGGTCGGCGACCCGGAAACGGTGGCCGCGCGCCTGCTGGAATACGCCGAGCTGGGTGTCGACAGCTTCGTGCTGTCCGGCTACCCCCATCTGGAGGAGGCCTACCGCTTCGCCGAACTGGTGTTCCCGCTGCTGCCCGGCAAGGGCAAGGTCACGGTGGACGGCGCATTTACCGGCGGCGCCTTCGATGTTCGCGCCGGCCAGGAGAAGGTCGCATGA
- a CDS encoding sigma-54 dependent transcriptional regulator: MQLLTLPPSPTLATSIRATAQVFEDPRSQALLAHLQQVAPSEASVLIIGETGTGKELVARHVHNLSARRNGPFVAVNCGAFSESLVEAELFGHEKGAFTGALAAKAGWFEEANGGTLFLDEIGDLPMPIQVKLLRVLQEREVVRLGSRKSIPINVRVLAATNVHLEKAINAGHFREDLYYRLNVVSLQLHPLRERPGDILPLARHFIAEYSRRLGYAEVTLSEEARQRLAGYSWPGNIRELENVIHHTLLICRDHLIRAEDLHLSNLRIEREKDSQPRAESVDELLQRAFQRLFEEQGGALHEKVEDALLRAAYRFCHYNQVHTANLLGLSRNITRTHLIRIGELVVNKRRPIEVSQGSRVINLSI; this comes from the coding sequence ATGCAACTGCTGACCCTTCCCCCCTCACCGACACTGGCCACCTCGATCAGGGCGACCGCTCAGGTCTTCGAAGACCCCAGATCGCAGGCGCTGCTCGCCCACTTGCAACAGGTCGCCCCCAGCGAGGCCAGCGTCCTGATCATCGGTGAAACCGGTACGGGCAAGGAGCTGGTCGCGCGCCACGTCCATAACCTCAGCGCTCGCCGCAACGGCCCCTTCGTGGCGGTCAACTGCGGCGCCTTCTCCGAGTCGCTGGTGGAAGCCGAGCTGTTCGGCCACGAGAAAGGCGCCTTCACCGGCGCCCTGGCGGCCAAGGCCGGCTGGTTCGAGGAGGCCAATGGCGGCACGCTGTTCCTCGACGAGATCGGCGACCTGCCAATGCCGATTCAGGTCAAGCTGCTGCGCGTACTGCAGGAGCGCGAGGTGGTGCGTCTGGGTTCGCGCAAGAGCATCCCGATCAACGTGCGGGTGCTGGCGGCAACCAACGTGCATCTCGAGAAGGCGATCAACGCCGGGCACTTCCGCGAGGACCTGTACTACCGCCTCAACGTGGTTAGCCTGCAGCTCCACCCGCTGCGCGAGCGGCCCGGCGACATCCTGCCGCTGGCTCGCCACTTCATCGCCGAGTACAGCCGCCGCCTCGGCTACGCCGAGGTGACCCTCAGCGAGGAGGCGCGCCAGCGCCTGGCCGGCTACAGCTGGCCGGGGAACATCCGCGAGCTTGAAAACGTCATCCACCACACCCTGCTGATCTGCCGCGACCACCTGATCCGCGCCGAGGATCTGCACCTGTCCAACCTGCGCATCGAGCGCGAGAAAGACAGCCAGCCGCGCGCGGAGAGTGTCGACGAGCTGCTGCAGCGCGCCTTCCAGCGCCTGTTCGAGGAACAGGGCGGCGCTCTGCACGAAAAGGTCGAGGATGCCCTGCTGCGTGCGGCCTACCGCTTCTGCCACTACAACCAGGTGCACACGGCCAACCTGCTCGGGCTGTCACGCAACATCACCCGCACTCACCTGATCCGCATCGGCGAGCTGGTGGTGAACAAGCGCCGCCCGATCGAGGTCTCCCAGGGCAGCCGGGTGATCAATCTGTCGATCTGA
- a CDS encoding acyl-CoA dehydrogenase family protein — MSLHQQPTFLKPLQTAQRLAEQFAESAVERDARGGTPKVERDALRASGLLALAIPSQYGGIGASWSETFEVVREFARVDSSIAHVFGFQHLMLATVRLFARPEQWQPWFEQTARKNWFWGNALNPLDTRTVVKKFDGWYEFSGKKSFCSGASDSEMLIASAVDESAGGKLLIAAIPSGRTGISLHDDWDNIGQRQTDSGSATFERVRVEHAELLLDPGPLSTPFACLRPLIAQLHFANLFLGIAEGAFEEARQYSLKESRPWFRSNARHSGEDPYVLRHYGEFWVGLESVRLLIERAATQLDEAWSKEHALGGEERAQLALSIGTAKVAATRHGLDICNRLFEVTGARATHASLRFDRFWRNLRTQTLHDPVDYRIHELGEWALNGTRPTPSFYS; from the coding sequence ATGAGCCTGCATCAACAACCCACCTTCCTCAAACCGCTGCAGACCGCACAGCGGCTCGCCGAACAGTTCGCCGAGAGCGCTGTCGAGCGCGATGCTCGCGGCGGCACGCCCAAGGTCGAGCGCGACGCGCTGCGCGCCAGCGGCCTGCTGGCCCTGGCGATTCCCAGCCAGTACGGCGGCATCGGCGCCAGCTGGAGCGAAACCTTCGAGGTGGTGCGCGAGTTCGCCCGCGTCGACAGCTCCATCGCCCACGTGTTCGGTTTCCAGCACCTGATGCTGGCCACCGTGCGCCTGTTCGCCCGCCCCGAGCAGTGGCAACCCTGGTTCGAGCAGACCGCGCGCAAGAACTGGTTCTGGGGCAACGCCCTCAACCCGCTGGACACCCGCACCGTGGTGAAAAAGTTCGATGGCTGGTACGAGTTCTCCGGCAAGAAGAGCTTCTGCTCCGGCGCCAGTGACTCGGAGATGCTGATCGCCTCTGCCGTGGATGAGAGTGCCGGCGGCAAGCTGCTGATCGCTGCCATCCCCAGCGGGCGTACCGGCATCAGCCTGCACGACGACTGGGACAATATCGGCCAGCGCCAGACCGACAGTGGCAGCGCCACCTTCGAGCGAGTGCGCGTCGAACACGCCGAACTGCTGCTTGATCCGGGCCCGCTGAGCACACCCTTCGCCTGCTTGCGCCCGCTGATCGCCCAGCTGCACTTCGCCAACCTGTTTCTCGGCATCGCCGAAGGCGCCTTCGAGGAGGCGCGCCAGTACAGCCTCAAGGAGAGCCGCCCCTGGTTCCGCTCCAACGCCCGCCACAGCGGCGAGGACCCCTATGTCCTGCGCCACTACGGCGAGTTCTGGGTCGGTCTGGAGAGCGTGCGCCTGCTGATCGAACGCGCCGCCACGCAGCTCGACGAAGCCTGGAGCAAGGAACACGCCCTCGGCGGCGAGGAGCGCGCGCAGCTGGCCCTGTCCATCGGCACCGCCAAGGTGGCCGCCACCCGCCACGGCCTGGATATCTGCAACCGCCTGTTCGAAGTCACCGGCGCGCGGGCTACCCACGCCTCGCTACGCTTCGACCGCTTCTGGCGCAACCTGCGCACCCAGACCCTGCACGACCCGGTGGACTACCGCATCCACGAACTGGGCGAGTGGGCGCTGAACGGTACGCGCCCTACTCCGTCCTTCTACTCGTAA
- the msuE gene encoding FMN reductase, producing the protein MSTSFNVVAVSGGAYRPSRTLALTEAIVDALSQHLQFNTHLIELGDIARPVGGALSRKELPADVEEKLAAIEQADLLIVAAPVYRGSYPGQFKHLFDLIDQHALIDTPVLLAATGGSERHALVIDHQLRPLFSFFQALTLPIGVYASEADFRDYRVTSEPLQARIRLAAERAAAVLRGNHDGAVLRKIA; encoded by the coding sequence ATGAGCACCTCCTTCAACGTCGTCGCCGTCTCGGGTGGGGCCTATCGCCCGTCGCGCACCCTGGCCCTGACCGAGGCGATTGTCGATGCCCTCAGCCAACATCTTCAGTTCAACACCCACCTGATCGAGCTGGGCGACATCGCCCGACCGGTCGGTGGCGCCCTTTCGCGCAAAGAGTTGCCGGCCGATGTGGAAGAGAAACTGGCGGCCATCGAGCAGGCTGATCTGCTGATAGTCGCGGCGCCGGTCTATCGGGGTTCCTACCCGGGTCAGTTCAAGCATTTGTTCGACCTGATCGACCAGCACGCGCTGATCGATACTCCGGTGCTGCTGGCCGCCACCGGCGGCAGTGAGCGCCATGCGCTGGTCATCGATCACCAACTGCGCCCGCTGTTCAGCTTCTTCCAGGCGCTCACCCTGCCCATCGGCGTATACGCCTCGGAGGCGGATTTCCGGGACTACCGGGTCACCAGCGAGCCGCTGCAAGCGCGCATCCGCCTGGCCGCCGAGCGCGCCGCCGCCGTGCTGCGTGGTAATCACGACGGCGCCGTGCTGCGCAAGATCGCCTGA
- the atzF gene encoding allophanate hydrolase — protein sequence MPHPFDLRLATLRTAYREGRATPRQLIAQLRDKAAALNPDYHLFIHLLTLDELEPYLAALDDKSPESLPLFGIPFAIKDNIDLAGIPTTAACPAFAYTPATSATLVQQLIDLGAIPLGKTNLDQFATGLNGTRSPYGECRNSVLPDYPSGGSSAGSSLAVALGVASFALGTDTAGSGRVPAALNGLLGLKPSKGLLSNHGLVPACRTLDCITYFTASAAEASELLALTVRLDPQDGYSRANPAWNDASAFGAPGPFRFGVPRADQLEFFGCHEGPVLFTDALDQLKALGGEAREIDFAPFLEAARLLYEGPWVAERYSVAGDLIERDPQAVLPVIRDVLAKAPGASAVQAFRAQYRLQALKAQCDAILADLDCVLTPTIGRPVTLDELHAEPVKRNSELGNYTNFMNLLDYAAVAVPSALMDNGLPWGVTLFGRAFTDQYLLGVADALQRQHNLPLTGGNAIAPAYSANAARSDRARLVVCGAHLDGLALNWQLRQRGARLLRATRSAPAYKLYALAGGPPLRPGMLRVAEGGVTIEVEVWELPSAELGSFLTGIPAPLGLGKVQLEDGSWETGFICDAWGLNGAEDISRFGGWRGWLTSRR from the coding sequence ATGCCCCATCCCTTCGACCTGCGCCTCGCCACCCTGCGCACTGCGTACCGCGAAGGCCGCGCCACGCCGCGCCAGCTGATCGCCCAACTACGCGACAAGGCCGCCGCGCTGAACCCTGACTACCACCTGTTCATCCACCTGCTGACGCTGGACGAGCTGGAACCCTACCTCGCCGCGCTGGACGACAAATCCCCCGAAAGCCTGCCGCTGTTCGGCATCCCCTTCGCCATCAAGGACAACATTGACCTCGCCGGCATCCCCACTACCGCCGCCTGCCCGGCCTTCGCCTACACGCCGGCCACCTCCGCGACGCTGGTGCAGCAACTGATCGACCTGGGCGCCATCCCGCTGGGCAAGACCAATCTCGACCAGTTCGCCACCGGCCTCAACGGCACCCGTTCGCCCTACGGCGAATGCCGCAATAGCGTGCTGCCGGACTATCCGTCCGGCGGCTCCAGCGCCGGCTCCTCGCTGGCCGTGGCGCTGGGCGTGGCGAGCTTCGCCCTGGGCACCGACACCGCCGGCTCCGGCCGCGTGCCGGCGGCGCTCAACGGTCTGCTGGGACTCAAGCCGAGCAAGGGACTGCTGTCCAACCACGGCCTGGTGCCGGCCTGCCGCACGCTGGACTGCATCACCTATTTCACCGCCAGCGCCGCCGAGGCCAGCGAACTGCTCGCCCTCACCGTCCGGCTCGATCCGCAGGATGGCTATAGCCGCGCCAACCCGGCCTGGAACGACGCCAGCGCCTTCGGTGCACCCGGGCCGTTCCGCTTCGGCGTGCCCCGCGCCGATCAGCTGGAGTTCTTCGGCTGCCACGAAGGCCCGGTGCTGTTCACCGACGCCCTCGATCAGCTCAAGGCCCTGGGCGGCGAGGCACGGGAAATCGACTTCGCGCCCTTCCTCGAAGCCGCGCGCCTGCTCTACGAAGGCCCCTGGGTCGCCGAGCGCTACAGCGTGGCGGGCGACCTGATCGAGCGTGACCCGCAGGCGGTGCTGCCGGTGATCCGCGACGTGCTGGCGAAGGCTCCCGGTGCATCCGCCGTGCAGGCGTTCCGCGCGCAATACCGGTTGCAGGCGCTCAAGGCACAGTGCGACGCGATCCTCGCCGACCTCGACTGCGTGCTGACGCCCACCATCGGCCGTCCGGTGACGCTGGACGAGCTGCACGCCGAACCGGTGAAGCGCAATTCCGAGCTGGGCAACTACACCAACTTCATGAACCTGCTGGACTACGCCGCCGTCGCGGTGCCCAGCGCCCTCATGGACAACGGCCTGCCCTGGGGCGTGACGCTGTTCGGCCGCGCCTTCACCGACCAATACCTGCTCGGCGTGGCCGACGCCCTGCAGCGCCAACACAACCTGCCGCTCACCGGCGGCAACGCCATCGCCCCGGCTTATTCCGCCAACGCCGCTCGCAGCGACCGCGCGCGCCTGGTCGTCTGCGGCGCGCACCTCGATGGCCTGGCGCTTAACTGGCAACTGCGCCAGCGCGGCGCGCGCCTCTTGCGTGCCACGCGCAGCGCACCGGCCTACAAGCTCTACGCCCTGGCCGGCGGCCCGCCGCTGCGCCCCGGCATGCTGCGCGTGGCCGAAGGCGGCGTGACCATCGAGGTGGAGGTCTGGGAGCTGCCCAGCGCCGAACTGGGCTCCTTCCTCACCGGCATCCCGGCGCCGCTGGGGCTGGGCAAGGTCCAGCTGGAGGACGGCAGTTGGGAAACCGGCTTCATCTGCGATGCCTGGGGACTGAATGGCGCCGAGGACATCAGCCGCTTCGGTGGCTGGCGGGGGTGGTTAACAAGCCGCAGGTAA
- the uca gene encoding urea carboxylase, translating into MFDKLLIANRGAIACRILRTLHALDVKGVAVYSEADAASLHIQQADQAISLGEGPASSTYLVVEKILAAARDSGAQAIHPGYGFLSENAAFAEACEAAGIAFVGPTPEQLRLFGLKHTARALAREQGVPMLEGTDLLPDLEAALLAGEQVGYPVMLKSTAGGGGIGMRVCRTADELRDAFDAVKRLGQNNFSDSGVFIEKYIQRARHLEVQVFGDGQGEVIALGVRDCSVQRRNQKVLEETPAPNLPAGMAEQLCAAAIQLAKAVGYRSAGTVEFVYDSEAQRFYFLEVNTRLQVEHGVTEQVWSVDLVRWMIELAAGDLPPLAELAATLQPTGHAIQARLYAEDPGRDFQPCPGLLTAVQFPPADGKALRIDTWVEAGCEIPPYFDPMIAKLIAWAPTREQASTALDRALADSLLYGVECNRDYLRQILADAPFASGSPWTRCLEGLCYRAHTIEVLSAGTQTSVQDYPGRLGYWAVGVPPSGPMDDRALRLGNVLLGNPEGAAALEITMSGPSLRFNTDAIVAITGAALPVLLDDIEQPMNTTLFIAAGATLSLGTVSGAGARSYLCLRGGLQVPDYLGSKSTFTLGQFGGHGGRALRAGDVLHLAALEDTSHGASLPPPLRNELPDVRQIRVIYGPHGAPEYFTQAYIDTFFATDWEVHFNSSRTGVRLIGPKPEWVRESGGEAGLHPSNIHDNPYAIGAVDFTGDMPVILGPDGPSLGGFVCPVTVIEADLWQLGQLKAGDKVRFLPVDIATARSLAALRRSELAREPDATRDTTTIPFASKLAPTSPIILDLGQDDTRLVARLSGDTHLLLEIGQPELDLVLRFRAHALMQALEAKHLTGVIDLTPGIRSLQVHYQPETLPLAMLLETVAGLWDAVCAAQDLKVPSRIVHLPLSWDDPACQLAIEKYMTTVRKDAPWCPSNLEFIRRINELPDLEAVYRTVFEASYLVMGLGDVYLGAPVATPLDPRHRLVTTKYNPARTWTAENSVGIGGAYLCVYGMEGPGGYQFVGRTLQMWNRYREVAAFDGKPWLLRFFDQIRFYPVSADELLNIRRDFPLGRYPLRIEESELRLADYQAFLAEEADSIAAFRRHQRAAFDAERERWIASGQAHFESEEAAVDNSEDAPLGAGQHAIESHIAGNLWQVQVEAGASVKAGDILVILESMKMEIPLTAPRDGVVCEVRVQPGSPVRAGQRVVVMEEA; encoded by the coding sequence ATGTTCGACAAGCTCCTGATCGCCAACCGCGGCGCCATCGCCTGCCGCATCCTGCGCACCCTCCACGCACTCGACGTGAAAGGCGTGGCCGTCTACTCCGAAGCCGACGCCGCCAGCCTGCACATCCAGCAGGCCGACCAGGCCATCAGCCTCGGCGAAGGCCCGGCCTCCAGCACCTACCTGGTGGTCGAGAAAATCCTCGCCGCCGCCCGCGACAGCGGCGCCCAGGCCATCCACCCCGGCTACGGCTTCCTCTCCGAGAACGCCGCCTTCGCCGAAGCCTGCGAAGCCGCCGGCATCGCCTTCGTCGGCCCAACGCCGGAGCAACTGCGCCTGTTCGGCCTCAAACACACCGCCCGCGCCCTGGCCCGCGAACAAGGCGTGCCGATGCTCGAAGGCACCGACCTGCTGCCCGACCTAGAAGCCGCCCTGCTCGCCGGTGAACAGGTCGGCTACCCGGTGATGCTCAAAAGCACCGCCGGCGGTGGCGGCATTGGCATGCGTGTGTGCCGCACGGCGGACGAACTGCGCGACGCCTTCGACGCGGTGAAGCGCCTGGGGCAGAACAACTTCAGCGACTCGGGCGTATTCATCGAGAAGTACATCCAGCGCGCCCGCCACCTGGAAGTGCAGGTGTTCGGCGACGGTCAGGGGGAAGTGATCGCTCTCGGCGTGCGCGACTGCTCGGTGCAGCGGCGCAACCAGAAGGTGCTGGAAGAAACCCCGGCGCCCAACCTGCCCGCCGGCATGGCGGAGCAGCTCTGCGCGGCGGCGATCCAGCTGGCGAAAGCCGTCGGCTACCGCAGTGCCGGCACCGTGGAATTCGTCTACGACAGCGAGGCGCAGCGCTTCTACTTCCTCGAAGTGAACACCCGCCTGCAGGTGGAGCACGGCGTCACCGAGCAGGTCTGGAGCGTCGACCTGGTGCGCTGGATGATCGAGCTGGCCGCCGGCGACTTGCCGCCGCTGGCCGAACTGGCCGCTACGCTGCAACCCACCGGTCACGCCATTCAGGCACGGCTGTACGCGGAGGACCCGGGCCGCGACTTCCAGCCCTGCCCCGGCCTGCTCACCGCCGTGCAGTTCCCGCCGGCAGATGGCAAGGCGCTACGCATCGATACCTGGGTCGAGGCCGGCTGCGAGATTCCGCCCTACTTCGACCCGATGATCGCCAAGCTCATCGCCTGGGCGCCAACCCGCGAGCAAGCCAGTACCGCTCTCGACCGCGCGCTCGCCGACAGCCTGCTCTACGGCGTGGAATGCAATCGCGACTACCTGCGGCAGATCCTCGCAGACGCACCTTTCGCCAGCGGCTCACCCTGGACGCGCTGCCTGGAGGGCCTGTGCTACCGCGCCCACACCATCGAAGTACTCAGCGCCGGCACCCAGACCAGCGTGCAGGACTACCCCGGCCGCCTCGGCTACTGGGCCGTGGGCGTGCCGCCGTCCGGGCCGATGGACGACCGCGCGCTGCGCCTGGGCAATGTCCTGCTGGGCAACCCCGAAGGCGCCGCCGCGCTGGAGATCACCATGAGCGGCCCGAGCCTGCGCTTCAACACCGACGCCATAGTCGCGATCACCGGCGCAGCGTTGCCGGTCCTGCTCGATGACATCGAGCAGCCGATGAATACCACGCTGTTCATCGCCGCCGGCGCCACGCTCAGCCTGGGCACCGTCAGCGGCGCCGGCGCACGCAGCTACCTGTGCCTGCGCGGCGGCCTGCAAGTGCCGGACTACCTGGGCAGCAAGAGCACCTTCACCCTCGGCCAATTCGGCGGCCACGGCGGCCGCGCCCTGCGCGCGGGCGATGTGCTGCACCTCGCCGCACTGGAAGACACCAGCCACGGCGCCAGCCTGCCGCCGCCGCTACGCAACGAGCTGCCAGACGTGCGGCAGATCCGTGTGATCTACGGCCCCCACGGCGCGCCGGAATACTTCACCCAGGCCTACATCGACACCTTCTTCGCCACCGACTGGGAGGTGCACTTCAACTCCAGCCGCACCGGCGTGCGCCTGATCGGCCCGAAGCCGGAGTGGGTGCGCGAGAGCGGCGGCGAGGCCGGCCTGCACCCCTCGAACATCCACGACAACCCGTACGCCATCGGCGCGGTGGACTTCACCGGCGACATGCCGGTCATCCTCGGCCCGGACGGCCCGAGCCTGGGCGGCTTCGTCTGCCCGGTGACGGTGATCGAGGCCGACCTCTGGCAGCTCGGCCAGCTCAAGGCGGGGGACAAGGTACGCTTCCTACCGGTGGATATCGCCACGGCTCGCAGCCTGGCTGCTCTTCGTAGGAGCGAGCTTGCTCGCGAACCTGACGCTACCCGTGACACCACGACAATTCCGTTCGCGAGCAAACTCGCTCCTACAAGTCCCATCATCCTCGACCTCGGCCAGGACGACACCCGCCTGGTCGCGCGCCTCTCCGGCGATACCCACCTGCTGCTGGAAATCGGCCAACCCGAGCTCGACCTCGTGCTGCGCTTCCGCGCCCACGCCCTGATGCAGGCGCTGGAGGCGAAGCACCTCACCGGCGTGATCGACCTCACCCCCGGCATCCGCTCGCTGCAGGTGCACTACCAACCGGAAACCCTGCCGCTGGCAATGCTGCTGGAAACCGTCGCCGGCCTGTGGGATGCCGTGTGCGCCGCGCAGGACCTCAAGGTGCCGTCGCGCATCGTCCACCTGCCGCTGTCCTGGGACGACCCCGCCTGCCAGTTGGCCATCGAGAAATACATGACCACCGTGCGCAAGGACGCGCCCTGGTGCCCGAGCAACCTGGAGTTCATCCGCCGCATCAACGAACTGCCAGACCTGGAAGCGGTGTACCGCACCGTGTTCGAGGCCAGCTACCTGGTGATGGGCCTGGGCGACGTCTACCTCGGCGCGCCGGTGGCCACGCCGCTGGACCCGCGCCACCGCCTGGTGACCACCAAATACAACCCGGCGCGCACCTGGACAGCGGAGAACTCCGTGGGCATCGGCGGCGCGTACCTGTGCGTCTACGGCATGGAAGGCCCCGGCGGCTACCAGTTCGTCGGCCGTACCCTGCAGATGTGGAACCGCTACCGCGAAGTCGCCGCGTTCGACGGCAAGCCGTGGCTGCTGCGCTTCTTCGACCAGATTCGCTTCTACCCGGTGTCGGCGGACGAACTGCTGAACATCCGCCGCGACTTCCCGCTGGGCCGCTACCCGCTGCGCATCGAGGAAAGCGAGTTGCGCCTGGCGGACTACCAGGCCTTCCTCGCCGAGGAAGCCGACAGCATCGCCGCCTTCCGCCGCCACCAGCGCGCCGCCTTCGATGCCGAGCGCGAGCGCTGGATCGCCTCCGGCCAGGCGCATTTCGAGAGCGAGGAAGCCGCCGTCGACAACAGCGAGGACGCCCCGCTCGGCGCCGGCCAGCACGCCATCGAAAGCCACATCGCCGGCAACCTCTGGCAGGTGCAGGTGGAGGCCGGCGCCAGCGTGAAGGCCGGCGACATCCTGGTGATCCTCGAATCCATGAAGATGGAAATCCCCCTCACCGCCCCGCGCGACGGCGTGGTGTGCGAAGTGCGCGTGCAGCCCGGCTCGCCGGTGCGTGCCGGGCAGAGGGTGGTGGTGATGGAAGAAGCCTGA